From the genome of Anopheles merus strain MAF chromosome X, AmerM5.1, whole genome shotgun sequence, one region includes:
- the LOC121592470 gene encoding cytoplasmic dynein 1 intermediate chain isoform X6, whose translation MNRKAELERKKAKLQALREEKDRRRKEKEQKDLEEASGKLGHSETSTRKDLDEMLSSLGVAPVSEVLSSLSSVNSATSDQSTTHTPDASLQPSINGASYRKKPVNLCLVSVQATNIPPKETVVYSKQTQTNSSGGHERDGYMEDWWRPRKAHATDYYGDDEESSLTHIDHGFHSKLPPGILPHGLPTVKEVAPAITPQEQKKEDLKEVKELSAEQKQMIILSEDFQRFILRAGKVMERALSETVDIYTDYIGDGEADDMNDEKSHARLSLNRTFYCDRWSKNRCVTSFDWSTHFPELMVASYHSNEETPNEPDGVVVVWNTKFKKQTPEEVFHCQSAVMSTCFAKFHPNLILGGTYSGQIVLWDNRVQKRTPIHRTPLSANAHTQPVYCLSMVGTQNAHNVISISSDGKLCSWSLDMLSQPQDVLELQHRQSKAISVTCMAFPHNEVNNFVLGGEDGYVYSASRHGNRSGIGETYEKHLGPVTGISAHHNQSSPDFGHLFLTSSIDWTIKLWSLKDNKPLYSFEDNSDYVMDVAWSPIHPALFAGVDGSGRLDLWNLNQDTEVPTASITVDGQPALNRVSWTPSGLHVTVGDEAGRIHVYDVADNLANPRMDEWNKLNAVLYELKMNQTDEFDEKDQKSPVPQNTSTASALTSLSSSPLI comes from the exons ATGAACCGTAAGGCGGAGCTGGAGCGGAAGAAGGCCAAACTGCAGGCCCTCCGCGAGGAGAAGGACCGCAGGCGGAAGGAGAAGGAGCAGAAGGATCTGGAGGAGGCGTCCGGCAAGCTGGGCCACTCAGAAACCAGCACACGGAA GGATCTGGATGAGATGCTTTCGTCGCTGGGTGTGGCGCCCGTGTCCGAGGTGCTGTCCTCGCTGTCCTCGGTCAATTCGGCCACCTCCGACCAGTCCACCACCCACACGCCCGACGCCAGCCTGCAGCCCAGCATCAACGGTGCGAG CTATCGCAAGAAGCCGGTCAACCTGTGCCTGGTATCGGTGCAGGCCACCAACATTCCCCCGAAGGAGACGGTCGTCTACTcgaagcaaacacaaacgaaCAGCTCCGGCGGTCACGAGCGCGACG GATATATGGAGGATTGGTGGAGACCGCGCAAAG CTCACGCAACCGACTATTACG GTGACGATGAGGAAAGCTCCCTCACCCATATCGACCATGGGTTCCACTCGAAGCTGCCGCCCGGCATCCTCCCCCACGGGCTGCCGACGGTCAAGGAGGTCGCACCAGCCATCACGCCGCAGGAGCAGAAAAAGGAAGACCTCAAGGAGG TGAAAGAGCTCTCCGCCGAGCAGAAGCAGATGATCATACTGTCGGAAGACTTCCAGCGGTTCATCCTGCGCGCCGGCAAGGTGATGGAGCGGGCACTCTCCGAAACGGTCGACATCTACACGGACTACATCGGCGACGGCGAGGCGGACGATATGAA CGATGAAAAGTCACACGCAAGGCTGTCGCTGAACCGCACCTTCTACTGCGACCGCTGGTCGAAGAACCGGTGCGTCACGTCGTTCGACTGGTCGACGCACTTCCCCGAGCTGATGGTGGCGTCCTACCACAGCAACGAGGAGACACCGAACGAGCCGgacggtgtggtggtggtgtggaacACCAAGTTCAAGAAGCAGACGCCGGAGGAGGTGTTCCACTGTCAGAGCGCGGTCATGTCGACGTGCTTTGCCAAATTTCACCCGAACCTGATCCTCGGCGGCACCTACTCCGGCCAGATCGTGCTGTGGGACAACCGGGTGCAGAAGCGCACCCCGATCCACCGGACGCCGCTGAGCGCCAACGCGCACACG CAACCGGTGTACTGTCTGTCGATGGTCGGCACGCAGAACGCGCACAACGTCATCTCGATCAGCTCCGATGGCAAGCTGTGCTCGTGGAGCCTGGACATGCTGTCCCAGCCGCAGGACGTGCTCGAGCTGCAGCACCGCCAGTCTAAAGCCATCTCCGTCACGTGCATGGCGTTCCCGCACAACGAGGTGAACAACTTTGTGCTGGGCGGCGAGGACGGCTACGTCTACTCGGCCAGCCGGCACGGCAACCGGTCCGGCATCGGCGAAACGTACGAGAAGCATCTCGGGCCGGTGACGGGCATCTCGGCCCACCACAACCAGTCGTCGCCCGACTTCGGGCACCTGTTTCTCACCTCCTCGATCGACTGGACGATCAAGCTGTGGAGCCTGAAGGACAACAAGCCGCTGTACTCGTTCGAGGACAACTCGGACTACGTGATGGACGTCGCCTGGTCGCCGATCCATCCGGCCCTGTTTGCCGGCGTGGACGGCAGCGGCCGGCTCGACCTGTGGAACCTCAACCAGGACACGGAGGTGCCGACCGCCTCGATCACGGTCGACGGGCAGCCGGCGCTGAACCGCGTCTCCTGGACGCCGTCCGGCCTGCACGTGACGGTCGGGGACGAGGCGGGCCGCATCCACGTGTACGACGTGGCGGACAATCTCGCCAACCCGCGCATGGACGAGTGGAACAAGCTGAACGCGGTGCTGTACGAGCTCAAGATGAACCAGACGGACGAGTTCGACGAGAAGGACCAGAAGTCGCCGGTGCCGCAGAACACCAGCACCGCCAGCGCGCTCACCTCCCTCTCCAGCTCGCCGCTCATATGA
- the LOC121592470 gene encoding cytoplasmic dynein 1 intermediate chain isoform X5 encodes MNRKAELERKKAKLQALREEKDRRRKEKEQKDLEEASGKLGHSETSTRKDLDEMLSSLGVAPVSEVLSSLSSVNSATSDQSTTHTPDASLQPSINGASYRKKPVNLCLVSVQATNIPPKETVVYSKQTQTNSSGGHERDAHATDYYDEYNLNPGLEWEDEFTGDDEESSLTHIDHGFHSKLPPGILPHGLPTVKEVAPAITPQEQKKEDLKEVKELSAEQKQMIILSEDFQRFILRAGKVMERALSETVDIYTDYIGDGEADDMNDEKSHARLSLNRTFYCDRWSKNRCVTSFDWSTHFPELMVASYHSNEETPNEPDGVVVVWNTKFKKQTPEEVFHCQSAVMSTCFAKFHPNLILGGTYSGQIVLWDNRVQKRTPIHRTPLSANAHTQPVYCLSMVGTQNAHNVISISSDGKLCSWSLDMLSQPQDVLELQHRQSKAISVTCMAFPHNEVNNFVLGGEDGYVYSASRHGNRSGIGETYEKHLGPVTGISAHHNQSSPDFGHLFLTSSIDWTIKLWSLKDNKPLYSFEDNSDYVMDVAWSPIHPALFAGVDGSGRLDLWNLNQDTEVPTASITVDGQPALNRVSWTPSGLHVTVGDEAGRIHVYDVADNLANPRMDEWNKLNAVLYELKMNQTDEFDEKDQKSPVPQNTSTASALTSLSSSPLI; translated from the exons ATGAACCGTAAGGCGGAGCTGGAGCGGAAGAAGGCCAAACTGCAGGCCCTCCGCGAGGAGAAGGACCGCAGGCGGAAGGAGAAGGAGCAGAAGGATCTGGAGGAGGCGTCCGGCAAGCTGGGCCACTCAGAAACCAGCACACGGAA GGATCTGGATGAGATGCTTTCGTCGCTGGGTGTGGCGCCCGTGTCCGAGGTGCTGTCCTCGCTGTCCTCGGTCAATTCGGCCACCTCCGACCAGTCCACCACCCACACGCCCGACGCCAGCCTGCAGCCCAGCATCAACGGTGCGAG CTATCGCAAGAAGCCGGTCAACCTGTGCCTGGTATCGGTGCAGGCCACCAACATTCCCCCGAAGGAGACGGTCGTCTACTcgaagcaaacacaaacgaaCAGCTCCGGCGGTCACGAGCGCGACG CTCACGCAACCGACTATTACG ATGAGTACAATCTTAACCCCGGTTTAGAGTGGGAGGATGAGTTTACAG GTGACGATGAGGAAAGCTCCCTCACCCATATCGACCATGGGTTCCACTCGAAGCTGCCGCCCGGCATCCTCCCCCACGGGCTGCCGACGGTCAAGGAGGTCGCACCAGCCATCACGCCGCAGGAGCAGAAAAAGGAAGACCTCAAGGAGG TGAAAGAGCTCTCCGCCGAGCAGAAGCAGATGATCATACTGTCGGAAGACTTCCAGCGGTTCATCCTGCGCGCCGGCAAGGTGATGGAGCGGGCACTCTCCGAAACGGTCGACATCTACACGGACTACATCGGCGACGGCGAGGCGGACGATATGAA CGATGAAAAGTCACACGCAAGGCTGTCGCTGAACCGCACCTTCTACTGCGACCGCTGGTCGAAGAACCGGTGCGTCACGTCGTTCGACTGGTCGACGCACTTCCCCGAGCTGATGGTGGCGTCCTACCACAGCAACGAGGAGACACCGAACGAGCCGgacggtgtggtggtggtgtggaacACCAAGTTCAAGAAGCAGACGCCGGAGGAGGTGTTCCACTGTCAGAGCGCGGTCATGTCGACGTGCTTTGCCAAATTTCACCCGAACCTGATCCTCGGCGGCACCTACTCCGGCCAGATCGTGCTGTGGGACAACCGGGTGCAGAAGCGCACCCCGATCCACCGGACGCCGCTGAGCGCCAACGCGCACACG CAACCGGTGTACTGTCTGTCGATGGTCGGCACGCAGAACGCGCACAACGTCATCTCGATCAGCTCCGATGGCAAGCTGTGCTCGTGGAGCCTGGACATGCTGTCCCAGCCGCAGGACGTGCTCGAGCTGCAGCACCGCCAGTCTAAAGCCATCTCCGTCACGTGCATGGCGTTCCCGCACAACGAGGTGAACAACTTTGTGCTGGGCGGCGAGGACGGCTACGTCTACTCGGCCAGCCGGCACGGCAACCGGTCCGGCATCGGCGAAACGTACGAGAAGCATCTCGGGCCGGTGACGGGCATCTCGGCCCACCACAACCAGTCGTCGCCCGACTTCGGGCACCTGTTTCTCACCTCCTCGATCGACTGGACGATCAAGCTGTGGAGCCTGAAGGACAACAAGCCGCTGTACTCGTTCGAGGACAACTCGGACTACGTGATGGACGTCGCCTGGTCGCCGATCCATCCGGCCCTGTTTGCCGGCGTGGACGGCAGCGGCCGGCTCGACCTGTGGAACCTCAACCAGGACACGGAGGTGCCGACCGCCTCGATCACGGTCGACGGGCAGCCGGCGCTGAACCGCGTCTCCTGGACGCCGTCCGGCCTGCACGTGACGGTCGGGGACGAGGCGGGCCGCATCCACGTGTACGACGTGGCGGACAATCTCGCCAACCCGCGCATGGACGAGTGGAACAAGCTGAACGCGGTGCTGTACGAGCTCAAGATGAACCAGACGGACGAGTTCGACGAGAAGGACCAGAAGTCGCCGGTGCCGCAGAACACCAGCACCGCCAGCGCGCTCACCTCCCTCTCCAGCTCGCCGCTCATATGA
- the LOC121592470 gene encoding cytoplasmic dynein 1 intermediate chain isoform X8 produces MNRKAELERKKAKLQALREEKDRRRKEKEQKDLEEASGKLGHSETSTRKDLDEMLSSLGVAPVSEVLSSLSSVNSATSDQSTTHTPDASLQPSINGASYRKKPVNLCLVSVQATNIPPKETVVYSKQTQTNSSGGHERDAHATDYYGDDEESSLTHIDHGFHSKLPPGILPHGLPTVKEVAPAITPQEQKKEDLKEVKELSAEQKQMIILSEDFQRFILRAGKVMERALSETVDIYTDYIGDGEADDMNDEKSHARLSLNRTFYCDRWSKNRCVTSFDWSTHFPELMVASYHSNEETPNEPDGVVVVWNTKFKKQTPEEVFHCQSAVMSTCFAKFHPNLILGGTYSGQIVLWDNRVQKRTPIHRTPLSANAHTQPVYCLSMVGTQNAHNVISISSDGKLCSWSLDMLSQPQDVLELQHRQSKAISVTCMAFPHNEVNNFVLGGEDGYVYSASRHGNRSGIGETYEKHLGPVTGISAHHNQSSPDFGHLFLTSSIDWTIKLWSLKDNKPLYSFEDNSDYVMDVAWSPIHPALFAGVDGSGRLDLWNLNQDTEVPTASITVDGQPALNRVSWTPSGLHVTVGDEAGRIHVYDVADNLANPRMDEWNKLNAVLYELKMNQTDEFDEKDQKSPVPQNTSTASALTSLSSSPLI; encoded by the exons ATGAACCGTAAGGCGGAGCTGGAGCGGAAGAAGGCCAAACTGCAGGCCCTCCGCGAGGAGAAGGACCGCAGGCGGAAGGAGAAGGAGCAGAAGGATCTGGAGGAGGCGTCCGGCAAGCTGGGCCACTCAGAAACCAGCACACGGAA GGATCTGGATGAGATGCTTTCGTCGCTGGGTGTGGCGCCCGTGTCCGAGGTGCTGTCCTCGCTGTCCTCGGTCAATTCGGCCACCTCCGACCAGTCCACCACCCACACGCCCGACGCCAGCCTGCAGCCCAGCATCAACGGTGCGAG CTATCGCAAGAAGCCGGTCAACCTGTGCCTGGTATCGGTGCAGGCCACCAACATTCCCCCGAAGGAGACGGTCGTCTACTcgaagcaaacacaaacgaaCAGCTCCGGCGGTCACGAGCGCGACG CTCACGCAACCGACTATTACG GTGACGATGAGGAAAGCTCCCTCACCCATATCGACCATGGGTTCCACTCGAAGCTGCCGCCCGGCATCCTCCCCCACGGGCTGCCGACGGTCAAGGAGGTCGCACCAGCCATCACGCCGCAGGAGCAGAAAAAGGAAGACCTCAAGGAGG TGAAAGAGCTCTCCGCCGAGCAGAAGCAGATGATCATACTGTCGGAAGACTTCCAGCGGTTCATCCTGCGCGCCGGCAAGGTGATGGAGCGGGCACTCTCCGAAACGGTCGACATCTACACGGACTACATCGGCGACGGCGAGGCGGACGATATGAA CGATGAAAAGTCACACGCAAGGCTGTCGCTGAACCGCACCTTCTACTGCGACCGCTGGTCGAAGAACCGGTGCGTCACGTCGTTCGACTGGTCGACGCACTTCCCCGAGCTGATGGTGGCGTCCTACCACAGCAACGAGGAGACACCGAACGAGCCGgacggtgtggtggtggtgtggaacACCAAGTTCAAGAAGCAGACGCCGGAGGAGGTGTTCCACTGTCAGAGCGCGGTCATGTCGACGTGCTTTGCCAAATTTCACCCGAACCTGATCCTCGGCGGCACCTACTCCGGCCAGATCGTGCTGTGGGACAACCGGGTGCAGAAGCGCACCCCGATCCACCGGACGCCGCTGAGCGCCAACGCGCACACG CAACCGGTGTACTGTCTGTCGATGGTCGGCACGCAGAACGCGCACAACGTCATCTCGATCAGCTCCGATGGCAAGCTGTGCTCGTGGAGCCTGGACATGCTGTCCCAGCCGCAGGACGTGCTCGAGCTGCAGCACCGCCAGTCTAAAGCCATCTCCGTCACGTGCATGGCGTTCCCGCACAACGAGGTGAACAACTTTGTGCTGGGCGGCGAGGACGGCTACGTCTACTCGGCCAGCCGGCACGGCAACCGGTCCGGCATCGGCGAAACGTACGAGAAGCATCTCGGGCCGGTGACGGGCATCTCGGCCCACCACAACCAGTCGTCGCCCGACTTCGGGCACCTGTTTCTCACCTCCTCGATCGACTGGACGATCAAGCTGTGGAGCCTGAAGGACAACAAGCCGCTGTACTCGTTCGAGGACAACTCGGACTACGTGATGGACGTCGCCTGGTCGCCGATCCATCCGGCCCTGTTTGCCGGCGTGGACGGCAGCGGCCGGCTCGACCTGTGGAACCTCAACCAGGACACGGAGGTGCCGACCGCCTCGATCACGGTCGACGGGCAGCCGGCGCTGAACCGCGTCTCCTGGACGCCGTCCGGCCTGCACGTGACGGTCGGGGACGAGGCGGGCCGCATCCACGTGTACGACGTGGCGGACAATCTCGCCAACCCGCGCATGGACGAGTGGAACAAGCTGAACGCGGTGCTGTACGAGCTCAAGATGAACCAGACGGACGAGTTCGACGAGAAGGACCAGAAGTCGCCGGTGCCGCAGAACACCAGCACCGCCAGCGCGCTCACCTCCCTCTCCAGCTCGCCGCTCATATGA